The Hahella sp. HNIBRBA332 genome window below encodes:
- a CDS encoding transporter substrate-binding domain-containing protein produces the protein MKALSTLILTMFVAFSAQAETVTAAQDPWPPFIQEGSDPGISIALLKAAMEKEGYTVDFKILPWKRALNDVINGNIDILPGAWFTEERAKVLNYSNYYAQNSIKFIKRKGDPFEFNGLDSLTGKKVGIVSGYGYGDEFTHATNFSRPEAGTIEANVKKLLSDRVDLTLEDEIVAKSVMKEAGIDLGSVEFTNNALSVNDLHVATGKANAQGQKLIEAYNRGLAAIKADGTYDKILADYGVK, from the coding sequence ATGAAGGCTCTTTCCACCTTGATTCTGACCATGTTCGTTGCGTTTTCCGCGCAGGCGGAGACCGTCACGGCTGCGCAGGACCCTTGGCCGCCATTTATACAGGAGGGGAGTGATCCCGGAATATCCATTGCGCTGCTGAAAGCGGCGATGGAGAAAGAGGGGTACACGGTGGATTTTAAAATCCTGCCATGGAAACGGGCGTTGAATGATGTGATCAACGGCAATATCGACATATTGCCCGGCGCCTGGTTCACGGAGGAGCGCGCCAAGGTGCTGAACTACAGCAACTATTACGCGCAGAACAGCATCAAGTTTATCAAGCGTAAAGGCGACCCGTTTGAGTTCAATGGTCTGGATAGTCTCACTGGGAAGAAGGTCGGCATCGTCAGCGGCTACGGCTATGGTGATGAGTTCACCCACGCGACTAATTTCTCCAGACCGGAAGCGGGGACGATTGAAGCTAACGTCAAAAAGCTGTTGAGCGACCGCGTGGACCTGACCCTGGAAGATGAGATCGTCGCCAAGTCTGTCATGAAGGAGGCGGGCATCGACCTGGGCTCGGTGGAATTCACCAATAACGCTCTGTCAGTGAACGACCTGCATGTGGCCACAGGCAAGGCCAACGCTCAGGGCCAGAAACTTATTGAGGCCTACAACCGGGGTCTCGCCGCCATCAAAGCGGACGGAACCTACGACAAGATCCTGGCGGATTACGGGGTCAAATAA
- a CDS encoding DUF4917 family protein, which translates to MPDLKIDQNLVDWDELSELEWRNLLLGNGFSINIWRRFGYGTLFELARREDINHPLNAQSLALFEHIGSTNFEEVLRVLYHAKIVDQQLGNPQEVEITALYESVNNALGSAVNFAHIPRELADVSEINTGLRHYNNVFTTNYDLIPYWAIMESDTWRFKDYFWGEEGSFDSSNTSAPADRTKLHYLHGAIHLVELPNGKTKKLVANRLNSLSELFNLDHPEQFPLFITEGSSKGKLSRIKRNDYLRFCYENLARSENGLVIIGHSLDKNYDQHIIDAILESYSSKVAIGIWPHQENEDIVALKSRLTVEFKGKELYFFNSETHPLASVGLNVRDEDANG; encoded by the coding sequence ATGCCGGATCTTAAAATTGATCAAAATTTGGTTGATTGGGATGAGCTTTCCGAGCTTGAATGGAGAAATCTGCTTCTTGGTAATGGTTTTAGTATTAATATCTGGCGTCGCTTTGGTTACGGAACACTATTTGAGCTTGCGAGAAGGGAAGATATAAATCATCCGCTAAATGCCCAGAGCCTTGCTCTATTTGAGCATATTGGTAGCACTAATTTTGAGGAAGTTTTGAGGGTTCTTTATCATGCCAAGATCGTGGATCAACAGCTTGGAAATCCTCAAGAAGTCGAGATTACGGCGTTATATGAAAGTGTCAACAATGCCTTGGGCTCAGCAGTTAACTTTGCACACATACCACGAGAGCTTGCTGACGTTAGTGAAATTAATACTGGTCTTAGACACTACAATAATGTCTTCACAACGAACTATGACTTAATACCATATTGGGCCATTATGGAGTCTGACACATGGAGGTTTAAAGATTACTTTTGGGGTGAAGAGGGAAGCTTTGACTCTTCTAATACCTCTGCTCCCGCTGACAGAACCAAGCTTCATTATCTGCATGGGGCCATCCATTTGGTGGAACTACCGAACGGAAAGACAAAAAAACTAGTTGCTAATAGACTGAATTCACTATCAGAACTTTTCAACTTAGACCATCCTGAACAGTTTCCTCTTTTTATTACGGAAGGCAGCTCTAAAGGTAAGTTATCGCGGATTAAACGAAATGACTATCTCCGTTTTTGCTATGAAAACTTAGCAAGAAGCGAAAATGGATTAGTTATAATTGGCCATTCTTTAGACAAAAATTACGATCAGCATATTATCGATGCAATCTTAGAGAGCTACTCGAGTAAAGTAGCTATTGGTATTTGGCCTCATCAAGAGAACGAGGATATTGTTGCTTTAAAATCGCGTCTAACTGTTGAATTCAAAGGGAAGGAGCTATATTTCTTCAACTCAGAGACGCATCCACTTGCTTCAGTGGGATTGAACGTTCGAGACGAAGATGCAAATGGATAA
- a CDS encoding sucrase ferredoxin translates to MRLVAATPKFCAQYSQSAGEPLPGTGFHPQSNLLLSWPIAGWTRTYHQAKDMSETESMLIAGLVEQGRRVNLMHRADQSKSLRRAYLMPEREAYDIPREELAAFLLALQQGRSLAAWHSGPAPTKVVLCCTHGVKDKCCAKFGVAGFKALERAAQSFPGVEVWQSSHLGGCRFAATALVFPDLRKYGRIEPERARPLLESEMSDLPYLPCFRGNSALTPIQQIAEVEARKRLGAEGHQPTQLEIVTEQSHGEERAEIAFSWRSDTAHGRLVIHLETASFLRYDMCSDIDAGAGPTERRTWRGSAALES, encoded by the coding sequence ATGCGTCTAGTCGCGGCCACGCCAAAATTCTGCGCCCAGTACAGTCAAAGCGCTGGCGAGCCTTTGCCGGGAACGGGCTTTCACCCGCAAAGCAATCTATTGCTGAGCTGGCCTATCGCCGGTTGGACGCGCACTTACCATCAGGCCAAGGACATGAGCGAGACCGAATCCATGCTTATCGCGGGATTAGTCGAGCAAGGCCGCCGGGTGAACCTGATGCATCGGGCGGACCAGTCCAAGTCCCTGCGTCGCGCCTATTTGATGCCCGAACGGGAGGCGTACGACATTCCCCGCGAAGAGCTGGCGGCGTTTCTGCTGGCGTTGCAGCAGGGGCGCTCGTTGGCGGCCTGGCATAGCGGCCCGGCGCCCACCAAGGTCGTGCTCTGTTGCACCCATGGCGTCAAGGACAAGTGTTGCGCCAAGTTCGGCGTCGCGGGCTTCAAGGCGCTGGAGCGAGCCGCGCAGAGCTTCCCGGGAGTTGAAGTCTGGCAAAGCTCTCACTTGGGAGGCTGTCGTTTCGCGGCGACCGCCCTGGTGTTTCCCGACCTGCGCAAATACGGGCGTATCGAACCTGAGCGCGCCCGCCCCCTGCTGGAAAGCGAGATGAGCGACCTGCCTTATCTACCCTGCTTCCGCGGGAACAGCGCTCTGACGCCAATCCAGCAGATTGCCGAGGTCGAGGCGCGCAAGCGCCTTGGCGCGGAGGGACATCAGCCGACCCAATTAGAAATAGTCACTGAACAGAGCCACGGAGAGGAGCGGGCGGAAATCGCGTTTTCCTGGCGATCCGATACGGCGCACGGACGTCTGGTTATCCATCTGGAGACCGCGTCTTTCCTGCGCTACGACATGTGCTCGGATATTGATGCGGGCGCTGGCCCCACAGAGCGCCGCACATGGCGAGGCAGCGCAGCGCTTGAGTCTTAA
- a CDS encoding TonB-dependent receptor: MLSKPSLHALALTPLAAFFLSAQAQAAQPTTVLDEVVITSTRSATGEKDSPQVVTIITREEIEEQLALTSDSSQILSNLLPAYSPNRQKLTSSGETFRGRAVLFMIDGVPQSNPLRNASRSGHTIDLSMVERIEVIHGANAIHGLGATGGIINFITRRPSGVELKQHAGVQVATPARKLDSDTLGYKLDYRVEGAQQDFEYLAGLSYETQGLYLDADGSPVGVDNTQGDLMDSQAYDLFLKLGYWLDDDQNIELEVNHYQAKGDMNYVSVTGDRSEGVPTTSEKGEPEGEAPRNRVLTASLKYEHHDLNGMVFTAQGYSQQFEGRFGATLTSTFQDEDIAPVGTLYDQSQNESDKLGAKFTLSKQDLFDKKLKLTGGLDLLRDTTQQRLVLTNRSWVPETSYNNYAPFLQAQVQPMDSLVLHAGVRYEYAELDVDSFQTLASANGVTVEGGNPDFSETLYNAGVVVTPLTWLSVFANYSEGFGMPDVGRVLRGINKPDQDVDDFLNLQPILTDNREIGVRVNLKPVDFELSYYQSDSDLGSRLENIDGVYFVKRERTEIDGWEATLGLQVHERHRVRLAYSRINGEYDSDADGVLDSKLDGLNIPPNRLTAGWNAHWTDELSTALQASHAFDRSFDDPAKEFDGYTLVDATLDYRLSAGKVSLAVANLFNEDYFTYYSQSAQVNDDRYFKGRGRTYTLGYSVDF; encoded by the coding sequence ATGCTGTCAAAACCTTCCCTTCACGCTCTGGCGCTAACGCCGCTGGCGGCGTTTTTCCTCTCCGCACAGGCTCAGGCCGCGCAGCCGACTACGGTGCTGGATGAGGTCGTGATTACGTCCACTCGGTCCGCCACGGGGGAGAAGGACTCCCCTCAAGTCGTCACTATAATCACCAGGGAAGAGATTGAAGAGCAGTTGGCGTTGACGTCCGATTCGTCGCAAATTCTGAGTAACCTGCTGCCGGCCTACTCGCCTAATCGACAAAAGTTGACCAGCAGCGGCGAAACTTTCCGCGGCCGCGCGGTGTTGTTCATGATCGACGGCGTGCCTCAGTCCAATCCCCTCAGAAACGCATCCCGTTCGGGTCATACCATTGATCTGTCCATGGTGGAGCGTATCGAGGTGATTCACGGCGCCAACGCCATTCACGGCCTGGGCGCCACCGGCGGCATCATTAACTTCATCACGCGCCGTCCCAGCGGGGTGGAACTCAAGCAGCATGCAGGGGTTCAGGTCGCCACTCCCGCCCGCAAGCTGGACTCCGACACACTGGGCTATAAGTTGGACTACCGGGTGGAAGGCGCGCAACAGGATTTTGAGTATCTGGCCGGCCTCAGCTACGAAACGCAAGGGTTGTATCTGGACGCCGACGGCTCCCCGGTAGGGGTCGACAACACTCAGGGCGACCTGATGGACTCACAAGCCTATGACCTGTTCCTCAAACTTGGCTACTGGCTGGACGACGACCAGAATATCGAGCTTGAAGTCAACCACTACCAAGCCAAAGGCGACATGAATTACGTGAGCGTCACCGGCGACCGCAGCGAGGGCGTCCCCACCACTTCTGAGAAAGGCGAGCCTGAAGGCGAAGCGCCCCGCAACAGAGTGCTCACCGCCAGCCTGAAGTACGAGCATCACGATCTCAACGGCATGGTCTTTACCGCGCAGGGGTACAGCCAGCAGTTTGAAGGCCGCTTCGGCGCCACCCTCACCTCCACATTCCAGGACGAGGACATTGCGCCGGTCGGCACGCTGTATGACCAGTCGCAGAATGAGTCCGACAAACTCGGCGCCAAGTTTACCCTGAGCAAACAGGATCTGTTCGACAAAAAGCTGAAACTGACCGGCGGACTGGACCTGTTGCGGGACACCACCCAGCAAAGACTGGTGCTGACCAACCGCAGTTGGGTGCCGGAGACGTCCTACAACAACTACGCCCCGTTCCTGCAAGCGCAAGTGCAGCCCATGGACAGTTTAGTGTTGCACGCGGGAGTGCGTTACGAGTACGCGGAACTGGATGTGGACTCTTTCCAGACCCTGGCGTCCGCCAATGGCGTTACCGTGGAAGGCGGCAATCCCGACTTCAGCGAAACCTTGTATAACGCCGGCGTCGTGGTCACGCCCCTCACCTGGCTGAGCGTCTTCGCCAATTATTCGGAAGGCTTCGGCATGCCTGACGTGGGCCGCGTGCTGCGGGGCATCAACAAGCCGGATCAGGACGTGGACGACTTCCTCAATCTGCAACCGATCTTGACCGACAACCGTGAAATCGGAGTGCGGGTCAATCTCAAACCGGTGGACTTCGAGCTGAGTTATTACCAGTCCGATTCTGACCTGGGCTCGCGACTGGAGAATATCGACGGCGTTTATTTTGTGAAACGGGAAAGAACGGAAATTGATGGATGGGAAGCGACACTGGGCCTTCAGGTTCACGAAAGGCACCGGGTGAGGCTGGCCTACTCGCGCATCAACGGCGAATACGACAGCGACGCTGACGGCGTGCTGGACAGCAAACTGGACGGGCTCAACATCCCGCCGAACAGACTGACGGCGGGCTGGAATGCGCACTGGACGGATGAGCTCAGCACCGCCCTGCAAGCCAGCCACGCCTTTGATCGCAGTTTCGATGATCCGGCCAAGGAGTTTGACGGCTACACCCTGGTGGACGCCACCCTCGACTACCGGCTCTCCGCCGGTAAGGTCTCTCTGGCCGTCGCCAACCTGTTCAATGAAGACTACTTCACCTACTACTCACAAAGCGCCCAAGTAAACGACGACCGCTACTTCAAAGGCCGCGGCCGCACCTACACCCTGGGCTATAGCGTCGACTTCTAA
- a CDS encoding ABC transporter ATP-binding protein, which produces MSITTTTEHPLESRALTLGYEQKVIIEALSLKIPRAKVTVFVGSNGCGKSTLLKSFARVLKPQQGCVLLDGQEIQRSPTRQVAQKLSMLPQGPLAPEGLTVHQLVRQGRYPHQGLLRQWSQEDERLVEKALHDTGLSALQHQPVDSLSGGQRQRAWIAMTLAQNTKILLLDEPTTYLDLTHQIEILDLLRDLNDREQKTIVMVLHDLNLACRYADHIVAIQHRNVYAQGSPEEIITEATVSAVFDLGCRIIRDPLFGSPLCIPFGKTTRMPRQNQDQACAIRGEACV; this is translated from the coding sequence ATGAGCATTACGACAACGACTGAACATCCGCTTGAAAGCCGCGCTCTGACTCTGGGGTATGAGCAGAAGGTCATTATTGAAGCGCTGAGCCTGAAGATTCCCCGGGCCAAGGTGACCGTGTTCGTCGGCAGCAACGGCTGCGGCAAGTCCACACTGCTGAAGTCCTTCGCCAGAGTGCTTAAACCGCAGCAGGGGTGCGTGTTGCTGGACGGTCAGGAAATACAGCGAAGCCCTACCCGGCAGGTGGCGCAGAAACTGTCCATGCTGCCCCAGGGGCCCTTGGCGCCGGAGGGGCTGACCGTACATCAGCTGGTCAGACAGGGGCGCTATCCGCATCAGGGCTTGCTGCGGCAATGGTCGCAGGAAGACGAACGGCTGGTTGAAAAAGCGCTGCACGATACCGGCCTCTCTGCGCTGCAACACCAGCCTGTGGACTCGCTCTCCGGAGGCCAGCGTCAGCGCGCCTGGATCGCCATGACGCTGGCCCAGAACACGAAGATTCTGCTGCTGGACGAGCCTACCACCTACCTGGATCTCACCCATCAGATTGAAATCCTCGACTTGTTGCGCGACTTGAACGACCGCGAGCAAAAGACCATTGTCATGGTCCTGCACGATCTCAATCTGGCCTGTCGTTACGCGGACCACATCGTGGCGATACAGCATCGCAACGTCTACGCCCAGGGCAGTCCGGAGGAAATCATCACCGAGGCAACCGTCAGCGCGGTGTTCGACCTGGGCTGCCGCATTATCCGCGATCCCCTGTTCGGCTCGCCGTTATGCATCCCTTTCGGCAAAACGACCCGGATGCCCAGGCAAAATCAAGATCAAGCGTGCGCCATACGAGGCGAAGCATGCGTCTAG
- a CDS encoding methyl-accepting chemotaxis protein produces the protein MNRLSLIWKITLPVIVVFTLSVIAIYIYIPKAVEANAISEATASAEQVVQQFKTLRGYYTKNVVQKVLGNSSMKASFDHGKEKDAIPLPATMIHDLSKEFSQKGMTLKLYSAFPFPNRSERRLDSFGQAAWDSLTKDPDTTFSQVDKDAKLGSMVRVAVADKMVAQACVSCHNTRADTPKNDWKLGDVRGVLEVDINIDGPLANGQALGSKIAILLALALLAVLGLTAFLYRMLAHRRINNIAVAMEEISGGGSDLTRRLDADGNDEISRIATAFNNFVNELSQTFTKIVALTRDVAASAKELSDITDQSNDDIHHQQRQTETAAAAVNQMASTVNHVAENAAQSSSASASADEAAKQGLQVTQAASAAIAQVSESMQDAKEVVDKLNEDSKSIGAVLDVIRGIAEQTNLLALNAAIEAARAGEQGRGFAVVADEVRSLAQKTQASTEEIHHMIERLHSGAQAMVSVIEQASGKTAQSVEYAQRTSETINQVSEAIKVASEMSAQIAAAAREQHSVAEEINRNIVSINEVTGQSSERAVQVAKRAENLSALADELSALTARFGA, from the coding sequence ATGAATAGACTCTCTCTCATCTGGAAAATCACACTTCCCGTTATTGTTGTTTTTACTTTATCCGTCATCGCAATCTACATTTATATCCCCAAAGCGGTTGAAGCCAACGCCATCAGTGAAGCCACCGCGTCGGCGGAGCAGGTTGTGCAGCAGTTCAAGACGTTGCGTGGTTATTACACCAAGAATGTGGTGCAGAAGGTGCTGGGAAACTCGAGCATGAAGGCGTCTTTTGACCATGGTAAGGAGAAGGACGCGATCCCGTTGCCGGCGACGATGATTCACGACTTGAGCAAAGAGTTTTCACAAAAGGGCATGACGCTGAAGCTGTACAGCGCCTTTCCGTTTCCCAACCGGTCCGAGCGGCGGCTGGATAGCTTTGGTCAGGCCGCCTGGGACAGCCTGACCAAAGATCCGGACACCACATTTTCACAGGTGGACAAAGACGCCAAGCTGGGGTCCATGGTGCGCGTCGCAGTGGCGGATAAGATGGTCGCGCAAGCCTGTGTCTCCTGTCACAACACCAGGGCGGACACGCCCAAAAATGACTGGAAACTGGGGGACGTCAGAGGGGTTTTGGAAGTGGATATCAACATTGACGGACCGCTGGCCAATGGACAGGCGCTGGGCTCTAAAATAGCGATTTTGTTGGCGTTGGCCCTGCTTGCAGTATTGGGGCTTACCGCCTTCCTGTACAGAATGCTGGCCCATCGTCGCATCAATAACATCGCCGTGGCGATGGAGGAAATTTCCGGCGGCGGCAGCGATCTCACGCGCAGGCTGGATGCGGATGGTAATGATGAAATCAGCCGTATCGCCACCGCGTTCAACAACTTCGTTAACGAGCTGTCGCAGACCTTCACCAAGATTGTCGCCTTAACCCGCGATGTGGCGGCGTCCGCCAAAGAGCTGTCGGACATCACCGACCAGAGCAACGACGATATCCACCACCAACAACGGCAGACTGAGACGGCTGCGGCGGCGGTCAATCAAATGGCCAGCACGGTGAATCATGTGGCGGAGAACGCCGCGCAGTCGTCATCGGCGTCCGCCAGTGCGGATGAAGCGGCCAAGCAGGGCTTACAGGTGACTCAGGCGGCCTCCGCAGCGATCGCGCAAGTGTCGGAAAGCATGCAGGACGCCAAAGAGGTCGTGGATAAACTGAACGAGGACAGTAAAAGTATCGGCGCTGTACTTGATGTCATACGGGGCATCGCCGAGCAGACCAATCTGTTGGCGCTGAACGCCGCCATTGAAGCGGCCAGAGCCGGCGAACAGGGGCGCGGATTCGCGGTGGTCGCCGACGAAGTAAGGAGTCTGGCTCAGAAGACTCAGGCGTCGACGGAAGAGATCCATCATATGATCGAGCGGCTACATTCCGGCGCTCAGGCTATGGTGTCGGTGATTGAGCAGGCGTCCGGTAAAACCGCGCAGTCGGTGGAGTATGCGCAACGAACCTCCGAAACCATCAATCAGGTGTCGGAGGCGATAAAAGTCGCCAGCGAAATGAGCGCGCAGATCGCCGCCGCCGCCCGAGAGCAACATTCCGTGGCGGAGGAAATCAACAGAAATATCGTTTCCATCAACGAAGTGACGGGGCAGTCTTCCGAAAGGGCGGTGCAAGTCGCCAAGAGAGCGGAAAACCTCTCTGCGCTCGCGGACGAGTTGAGCGCGCTGACGGCCCGGTTTGGGGCGTGA
- a CDS encoding ABC transporter substrate-binding protein: MTLRKLLAGIFLRSLVVLLVGIWPPKGGAHAEEFRVLAHNTEFPPYYFYQDGVPTGFYKDFFDAISRITGDTFINQAHPLARGLMMFNENLVDIESGVNLAWRTGEKTLGLFTIPYAQSVDILLFGRNKSLPVEAPSDLIGKRIGVVRGYQYPSFTKLFQNGDIERYDVNGESQLLTMLVAGRLDQVIINKDLALYRMRENPVYRGLEPGFEVGGVDVMLRIHPNKAAALDRLNAAIKELIDSGEIEGIWGRYR, encoded by the coding sequence ATGACCCTACGAAAGCTGTTGGCGGGTATCTTTTTGAGAAGCCTCGTCGTTCTCCTTGTCGGGATATGGCCGCCGAAGGGCGGGGCGCACGCGGAAGAGTTCAGAGTGCTTGCCCATAATACGGAATTTCCACCCTATTATTTCTACCAGGACGGAGTCCCCACCGGCTTCTACAAAGACTTTTTCGACGCCATCAGCCGCATCACGGGCGACACCTTTATCAATCAAGCTCACCCCTTGGCCCGCGGCTTGATGATGTTCAATGAAAACCTGGTGGATATCGAATCGGGCGTGAACCTCGCATGGCGGACAGGGGAGAAAACCCTCGGGCTGTTTACGATTCCCTACGCGCAATCCGTCGACATCCTGCTATTCGGCCGCAATAAAAGCCTGCCCGTCGAAGCGCCCTCGGACTTAATCGGCAAACGCATCGGCGTCGTGCGCGGCTACCAATACCCGAGTTTCACCAAACTCTTCCAAAACGGCGACATCGAACGCTACGACGTCAACGGCGAATCCCAACTCCTCACCATGCTCGTCGCCGGCCGCCTGGACCAGGTCATCATCAACAAAGACCTCGCCCTCTACCGCATGCGCGAAAACCCCGTCTACCGAGGCCTCGAACCCGGCTTCGAAGTCGGCGGCGTAGACGTCATGCTACGCATCCACCCCAACAAAGCCGCCGCGCTGGATCGGTTGAATGCGGCGATTAAGGAGTTGATTGATAGTGGGGAGATTGAGGGGATATGGGGGCGGTATCGGTAG